The Methanopyrus kandleri AV19 DNA segment CCTCGGGAACTGGCCACACCCGAGGCCTTCGCACGCGATCCGGAGAAGGTTTGGGAGTGGTACCTCTGGCGCCGCCGTAAGATCGCCGAGGCCGAACCCAACCCTGCCCACACCGTCCTGGCGCGTATGGAGCGGGACGGCCTCCTCGAAGCCGTCATCACGCAGAACGTGGACGGGCTCCACCAGCGGGCCGGATCCCGTCGCGTGATCGAGCTCCACGGCAACATCTGGCGGGACGAGTGCGTATCCTGCGAATACCAGCGAGTGAACGACCCCGAGCGCGGCGAGGGACTCGAGTACGACGAGCTGCCACCGAGGTGCCCCGAGTGCGGGGATCCGCTGCGCCCCGGCGTAGTCTGGTTCGGTGAGCCACTGCCGTCTGACGCGCTCGTGGAGGCGGAGAACCTCGCCCGATCCTGCGACGTGATGCTCGTGATCGGAACCTCGGGTGAAGTCCGGCCCGCCGCCGACCTCCCGCTCGTGGCCAAATCCTGTGGGGCCACCCTGATAGAGATCAACCCGAGCGAGACTGCGCTCAGCCCCCACATGGACGTTATCATCCGAGAACGAGCGGCTTCGGCCATGGAAGCCCTATGGAACGAGATCGAGCGACTCCTGTGATGATATGTGGATTTTCCTCCGGATATGGGCCCCTACCGGCCGGTTTCCATGTTCCTGCGCGATGATTTGTGCGATACCACCTCGCAACTTCTACTCTCAACTCCACTCCCACCTTTGGGTTTCGCGGCGAGAGAGTAATGCATGTGAGAACGAGGAATCGAGTCCCGGTCGCCCGAAGACGGCCCCGCCCGATGTGGGTACCTCCTGCCGGTAATCCGTTCGGACGACACGACTTCTTCGTGCTGTCACGATCTAGGGGGATCCGCACGTAGTTCCAAGTTCTTCGTTAACTAGGGCGCGTGGAGATACTCAATCTCCCCCGATGACCAGGTCTGCCTCCCCTCAAGTACCGGCCCGGTGGGTGCAATCCGTTTCTCCGGAGCGTCCGAAGTGTCGCACAAATCTCTGAGAAGGACTCGTTCCCCCGAAGGTCCGCAACAGTCGATCCTCGTCCGCTCCCGTACTCCCTCGAGGTGGATCGCGCTGAGTAATATGAACAGAGAGCCAGAGCGGCTCACCTCCGCTGGCCATCCGCTCATCCACCGTCGCCGGGAGCGGTCCGATCATCGCCGGACCGTGAGGGACTCCACCTCGACACCCAACTCCCGCTCCACGAGCCTGAGCACGCGTTCGCCCCAGGCCAGCTTCTTCCTCTTCACGGGATCGGCCCGGAAAACTCCCCTGCCTTCACCGGGTCGGGAGTACTCCGTCGTGAGGTTCCCGAAGTCCATTCCCACGGTGAGCACGCGCTCCGCGCCCAACCTCGCCGCCATGACCACCGCCCGATCTCCATCCGTGAAGCCTCCGAAATTGTGCAGGAGGTCACACGGTGGCTCGACCTGACACGTTCCTAGGATCCTGCCGAGAGTGGGTACGAGTTCCGCCAGCTCGGTCACGTTATCCCCGTGGGCGTGTACGACCGTGATGGAACCGCACTCGCTGGACATCAGCAGGTACTCCTTCGGTCCGTCGAGATCCGTCACGACGACGTCCGGTACGATTCCGAGCTCGAGGAGGGCTCTACAGGCGCCGTCGGCGGCGTAGACGACACTGTCCTCCAGCTCCCCGACGATCTTCGGCAGCTCCGCTATCGAGGGACCGGCTCCCACCACGACCACCTCTTCTTCGACCGGCAGGTCCTCCGGGCGTAGGACGCGGGGATGGTCGCGGAGGAGCTCGCACAAGAACGAGGCGGCCCACAGGTCCTCGGACTCCTTATAACCTAGGTCCGCCCGGATCTCCTCGATTATCCCCTTCAACGGATCCGACAAGGGGGAACCCCGCGTGGTCGTGGTCGGCATCGTGGGTGCATCAGGTTACACCGGAGGCGAGCTCCTTAGACTCCTCGCCCGACACCCGGAGGTGGAAGAGGTCCGCTACGCGACCTCCAGGAGGCTCGAGGGAAAGCCAGTCTGGAAGGTACACCCGAACCTGCGGCGTGACTACCCCGACCTCGAGTTCTCGGACCCTGATCCCGTTGAAATCGGCGAAGACTGCGACGTCGTATTCACCGCCGTCCCACACACCGCCGCCATGGAGCTGGTCCCGGATCTACTGGAAGGAGGGGCCGTGGTGATCGATCTCAGCGCCGATTTCCGGTTCGACGACGTGGATGTCTACGAGGAGTGGTACGGCGTCGAACACGCGGCTCCGGAGCTGAACGACGAGGCCGTTTACGGGCTGCCCGAGCTACACCGGGACGAGATACGGCGCACAGACCTCATCGCCAACCCGGGGTGCTACCCGACAGGCGCTATCCTGGCCGCCGCACCGCTAGTCGAGGAAGGGCTCGTCGACGTCGTGATCTTCGACTCCAAGAGCGGTACCTCCGGGGCCGGTGCGAAGCCTTCGGAGGTCACCCACCACCCGGAGTGCGCCGAGGACCTGACACCCTACAACCCGACGGATCACCGTCACTTACCCGAAATACGGCAGGAGCTGGGGAAGTTGGGCGACGTCGAGGTTCACTTCACCCCGCACCTGGCGCCGCTCGTCCGGGGTATCGAGACCACGGCCCACGGTCTAGGGGATGTAGAGATCGAGCCGAAGGAGCTCCGGGAGCTTTACGTGGAATACTACGACGGTGAGCCTTTCATCCGTGTCTGCGAGGTCGGTGAGGCTCCGCGGCTCTGGGCCGTCCGTGGGACCAACTACTGCGACGTGGGCGTCTTCGCGGTAGGTGATGGCAGGGTCGTCGTAGCGTCGGCGATCGACAACCTCACCAAGGGCGCGTCCGGTCAGGCGATTCAGAACATGAACGTGAGGTTCGGGTTCGAGGAGACCGCGGGGTTAGAGGAGCCCGGGTATCATCCCTGAACCCGCTCCCGTACGAGCTCCTGGACCTTCCGACATCCCTCCTTGTCTCCCTTGGGTACCAGGGCGAAGGCGCAGCGCCTGTCACCGAGCCCCCAACATGCGTACTCGATCGCGTAGTACTCCCGGCCTTCGATGGCGCCGATCATCCCCTGGATCAGGCCGCTCTCCAGGTGCGCACAGCGTCTCACCCATCTCCGGGGCTCCACAACACGAGATGCAGTCGTACACGACCACGTTATCGTAGCCCATATCCGCGACGAGCTCGTCCGCTTCGTCCTCCTGGACGCCCACTTGGACCTCGCCGCACCTTATCTCCTGCAAGTACTCGCACGCGTCCTCCACGTCCGAGAACTCCATCCGCTTGACGATCTCGTGTCCGAGCTGTTCCGCTCGCTTCCTAACCTCACCGTTCGCTTCGAGGTCCCAGATCACCGATCTCGCGATCAGGAACGCCGTACGATCGATCTTGCGGTTGCACGTCTCAACCATCTGCAAAATGTCCTCCAGCCTCACGCTGGCCCCGCGGAGTCTGAAGTGATCACGGTGATAATCATTTTTCCACCCACCGCCGGATGTCGCGCTCACACGCGTACCTCCAGCCCGGGACCGACGTTCAGGAACTCGAAGCGTCGTCGGAACATGCGCTTCGCGACCTCACCGGAGCAGTGACAAGGACCGGCGATCTTCACTCCGAGTTCCTCGAGACGGTCCGCCACCTTCTCCACCTCGATCTCGGTCGCCCCCATCAGGTGGAATCCGCCGAGCACTGTGTGGACTTCGAGCCCTCTCCTCACGCACCACTCGACGAACTCGTGTATCCCGGGGTGCGCGCATCCCGTGATCAGGAGTCCGTTCGCGTACAGGGCTCGCTCCGGTGGTGGTCCCTCGAGGACGTCCGTGAGCACCATGTCACCTATTCCCAACCACTCCTCTCGGACGAGCTCGTTCTTCACCCCGATCCGTTCCGGGGTCACGATCCTGGCCACCTCCGACTCCGCCGCCTGCAACCCGCCGGTGTGATCCCAGTGATTGTGGGAGATGACCACCGCGGTCAGATCCTCGGGTTCGTAGCCGAGCCCCTTGAGGTTGTGTAGCAGGAGGTCCGGGTCGGGTCCGGTGTCGAAGAGCACTCGGTGACGCCCGTCCTCCACCAGTGCGGCGAAACCGGGACCGGACCGCAACTCCGGATCCAGTGGCGGTTCGTCCGACACCACCACCGTAACCTTCAACGCTACGTCTCCCCGTGAGCCGCTGTCGCCGGTGGACGCCGTTACCCCGGACCGGAACTGACTTTTCCTTTCCTTGGAAAAATACATCCGTCCCCTCCGGCCGGGGAGTGCCGGGGTCAACAATGAGCGAGGGCGAGGGGATGGGGGAGCTGCGTGAGAGCATCGCCGAAGAGCTCAAGTCCCAGCCGAAACACAGGAAGCTGGCGTTCGCGTTACTTAGCTCGTTCAGGACGGCTGCGCTGAGACACCTGGGTGAATCGTGGGAACCGATAATCATGGAAGCTAGCAGGCAGTTCCTTAAGATTATCAAGATTATCGAAATCGCGGAGGGCAGGGAGATAGAGGGCCTCGAGGACGCTTTGAGCGTCGCCGTGGAGTACGGATTGATCGGCGGTTTCGAGCTGGATGAGGACAGTGTTACGCTGGAGGGCGTATTGGAGAGCCTCGGCTGGGACGAGCGAACGTGTCGCGGCAAGGCGGCCTGCATAGTGACTAAAGGGATCGTCTTGGAGGGACTTCGTCGGGAGGGCTTGGATGTGGTAGAGCTGGAGGAGGACCTGGACGGAGATCGCGCCACGTTCCGGTGGAGGACCCGGTGAGCTACCCCCACCCTCCTTCGCCCCTTAACTTTACCACCGATCCGACTTCCATCTCACGGTTTGGGGGATCCACACTGCGCGTGCTCCAAGTCGTGGGGCCGAAGGACTCCGGTAAAACGTCGTTCTGCGAGGAAGCCGTCAAGGAGCTGCGCGGGCGTGGTTACAGGGTGGGCTACGTGAAGTCGGTAGGCGGACACGGTCTAGACCTTCAGGATCGTGACACGGGTCGCGTTCCCGCGGACGTACGGGTGGGTGTAGCTAGAAAGGAAACAGTTCTGTTTCTCGATTTGGACATAGATGCTGTTCTCGGACTCCTCGCGCTGTTGGGGCTCGACTACGTACTTGTCGAGGGATTCAAGTCCCGTGAACTCGGCGTCAGGGTGGGGTTCGGTGGCTACACGGAGGGTCCCACAGTTCCCGCGGAGGAAATCGATACCTCACCTGCGGACGCTGTGGAACGTTACGCGGTGAAGTACACGGCCGACATCGACTGTGGTAGGTGCGGTCCGGGATCCTGTCGTGATTTCAGGCGGGCGGTGGCGCGGGGAGAGGAGAACCCGGACGGGTGCGCCGCCCCGGAGGACGTCACGGTGCTCGTCGACGGGAAACCCTTAGGTCTCAACCCGTTCGTAGGCGACTTGGTAAAGAGCGTGGTATAGGCGCTGGTCGGGAGTATGAAAGGTGGAGGAGGGAACGACGTGATCGTAGCGCTCCGGCGTTGAAATCGGACCCCGTTGGAACCGTACCTACTTAATGCGCGCCGTCCGGACACCAACCCGCCACGGATCGACCACGGGTCGGAATCGGATGACGATCGGTTGCGAACGGAGCGTTCGCGATGAAGAGGGCTGTACTCGCCGACCTCATACCTCCGCCACGAGTCGTGCGTGAGACGCGTCCACGATACGACACTCCAACCGCTCGCCGGGTTCCGGGACTTCGCCCCGGAACACCGTCTTCTTCGCGTGCTCGTCCCGTCCCCACTTCTCCATTACCATCGTCACCTCTACGGTCTCTCCGATCAGCTCGCGGTTCGCCTCCTCGGCCCACTCGAGGCGCTTGCGGTGAAGGATTCGGCTCCTCCGTAGCTTCACGTCCTCCGGGACCTGATCCTCCATCCGCGCCGCCGGAGTCCCGGGGCGTCGGCAGAACCTGGAAGCGTGCAGGATGTGCGGTCGGGTCCTCTCCAGGAACCTGAGGGTGTTACGGAAGGCCTCCTCGGTCTCCCCCGGGAACCCCACGATGACGTCCGTGATGAAGGAGAAGTACCCGAGTCGGCGCTCGAAGGCACGGTACACCTCCAAGGCCTCTTCGACCGTGTAGTTCCGGTTCATACGACGCAGCACCTCGTCGTCACCGCTCTGCACGGGCATGTGGATGGAACGGTACAGCACGTCGTCTCGGCTAGCGAAGAGGTCGGCGAGGTCGTCCGAGATGGGATAAGCGTGACCGGGGTTGAACATACCCAGGCGAACCCGGGCGCCGTAGCGCGAGCAGAGATCGACCACGTCCTCCAGCAGCTCGACGACGTTCGTCCCCCGGTCCAGTCCGTACGTCGCGGTGTCCTGTGCGGTGAGGTGAATCTCGACGGCTCCGCGCTCCAGCTCCCGCTTCACACGCCGCAGGATGCGCTCCGGGGGAAAGCTGCGGAGGTTCCCACGTGCGAGCTTCACGGCGCAGTACGCGCATCTGTTCGGACAGCCCTCCGCGATCGGTACGATGGCGGCGAGGTTAGGCAGCTCACGGGGAGCGTCGGCCTTCCAGTCGATGTCTTCACGTTCACCCAGGAACTCCACTCGATCGCCGCGCAGCACGGCTCGAACGGCTTCCGGTATGCGGTCGAGGTGTCGGGGGCCTACGAGAGCAGCGTCCGGGCGGAGCTTGCGGGCGCGCTCCGGGTAGGCTTCCGGGAAGCATCCGGCTACGACGGTCGGCACACGCTCCAGCTCGCGCATCCTGTTCACCATTCGGGCGTCCACGCTGTCCCGAACGATGCAGGTCAGGAGGACGGCGACGTCCGCGTTCTCAGCGTCTTCGACCACCTCAAAACCTTCTCGGCGTAACAGCTCCCTCACCAGTCTACCGTCGTCGTGGTTGGCGGCACACCCGTACACCTCGACGGCGACCTTGGTCACCGTTATCACCCCCAGCGTCTCGGTATTTCCGTGACGTACGAAACGAACGCGTTGTAGGCTACTACTCGGTAAGCCTCCCTGCTGATCCTCCAGTACATCCTGATCGAGAAGATCAAGGAAAGTCCGGCGGCCAGAATGGCCCCCGTCAGGTAACCCATCGGGAGGAAGCTTTCCCCGAAGTACTTCCATACCAGCAGCTCCGTGGCTGGTACCGCGGATGTGACGAGCAGTGCCTCGAGGTCCCTACGGAAGGTGAGGAGCTGCGGGTAAATGTAGACGAGAATGGCTCCCGGTAAACTTCCGATCAAATACATCATCAGGACGCTTATATTCGAGACATGGACTTTTAAGAACAACGCGCCGGTGGCCGTGAGCAGCAACGGTATCGCGTACTTCCTGGGCAGCTTCACCGCTCCGAGTCCCGCGAAGAACGACAGAGCGCCGAGCACGGCCAGTGAGATGTACCCCAGAGTCCGATGCACGGAGATGCCGATCGCGAGCATGATCAAAGCCGTGATCAGGCCGGCGAGCACGAGCGTCCAGGCGAGGCTCCGCCAGTACGCCTTCATGACGAACTCTCGGAGTGCGTACATTCCGTCCCAGTCCACGCGGTACAGGAGGTCGAGCTTCTCCTCCACGGAGTCCCAGAACTTGATCGCCGCCAAGGTGCCGGCGAACAGTGGCATCATGCCGACGAACGACGGGGAGTCCAGTGGGAAGTACGGGAACCCGTACTTAGACCAAACTAGGAACTTATCGAAGAACATTACTAAGTAATACGCGATTGCGGACATCATCATGACCGAGTAGTCCGCGAACGCTGCAATAGCTACTTTCAGGCTTTTAATTAGTAGATTGCCGCGCGTGAATATGGAGATTTTAGAGATTCTATTCACACCTTGGATGACATCTATGAAAGATAGTAACATCATAGCTACCAGTATAGTGGAGGCTACTAAATACGCTTGGTCCGCCTCTATGATCATTAGGGAGACTATAAATGAAATTACGAAAAGGGCCCACGGCATCGTTACTCGACGAGCGATTAATCCCGGACGAGCCCAAGAAACGGCGGAATGAGCGGCCGTAAACATGTATGCTAATGTGGCCATAGGGGTCGCTATAGTGGTTGCTAGTGATATTTTTATGTTGAACAGCTGAGTTAATTCATTGTAAAGAATAATCGAACATACGGTACAAAAAATTGTCGATAATATTATGATTCCAGGTATGGGTATGAACGTTTCTAGAAATAAGGTGTCTAAAATTACGCGTGAAACAAGTACTTGAAAGGGGGCGGAAGTAAGGACAGCTGCGATTAGTGAGAGGCTCACTGGAGCTAGTTTCGTCGATCCTAGGACTATGAGTGTGGACAGCACGAAGATAACTCCGAGTACAGGGGAAGCGCCTAAGACGATTTTTATGAGTACGACCGGGTTACTGGCGGCTCTACCTACTGAGCGGATTATCGCCACTAATGTGTCAGATATTGCGCCCAATTCAGTCACCCCTGGCGTATTTACAGTACTCCCGGAAGTAGTCATGACACATGCGCATTACATCGTACTGTTTGGCGCGTTTGGTGGCATGATGTGCCATCTCGAACATTAACTCGGGATCGTAGAGTAGGCGTACCAGGTGCCTGGCGGCTTCGTCCGCGTCCTCGGATCGGAAGGTGCGACCGAAGTTCCTGTCGACTATGTACGGCACTGCGCCGACCTCGGAGGCTACTACCGGGCATCCACAGCTCATCGCCTCGAGGAGTGCCATTGGCAGTCCTTCCGAGCGGCTCGGTAGGAGGAAGATGTGGAACCTACGAAGCCACTTGACTACCTCGTCTGGAGTGCAGGGACCGTGGAACCTCACGATGTCTTCCAGGCCGTACTCCTTCACGAGTTTCCGGCACTCCTCGTAGTACGCCTCGTCTTCCACTGGGCCTACCACGTGGAACACGACATTGCCTATGTGCTCGACGGTGCGGGCCGCGATCTCGATAAGTACGTCGATACCCTTGACGCGTTCGATCCTCGTGATCGTACCGACCTCGAGCACTTCCGGCTCGTTGTACTTCCTCTCCAGGTCGCCGGGAGAGTACTTCCAGGTCTCTATTCCCGAGTAAACGACTTTGATTTTATCCTCAGGAGCTCCCTGCTCCAGGGCCAGCTCCGCGTGGTAGTCCGAGATTTCTATTATCTCCTCGCACTGCTCGTACGACGTGAGCATCATCGAGCGGAAGCACTCCTTGAAAAGCTCGCGTGTCGTCCTCCCGTACCCCTCCAGTCGCGTGTCGAGCTCCCTAAGCAGTATCCCGTGCTCGGTGATGATAAAGGGGACATTCCGTACCGCCTTCGCGACCGAGCACAGGAACCCGCATACTCCCGAGTTCTGGGCGTGCGCGACGTCACAGTTCGG contains these protein-coding regions:
- the cobB gene encoding NAD-dependent protein deacetylase, whose amino-acid sequence is MPLREAAERVVEAETVVVLTGAGASADSGIPTFRGKDGLWNKYDPRELATPEAFARDPEKVWEWYLWRRRKIAEAEPNPAHTVLARMERDGLLEAVITQNVDGLHQRAGSRRVIELHGNIWRDECVSCEYQRVNDPERGEGLEYDELPPRCPECGDPLRPGVVWFGEPLPSDALVEAENLARSCDVMLVIGTSGEVRPAADLPLVAKSCGATLIEINPSETALSPHMDVIIRERAASAMEALWNEIERLL
- a CDS encoding 6-hydroxymethylpterin diphosphokinase MptE-like protein, which produces MSDPLKGIIEEIRADLGYKESEDLWAASFLCELLRDHPRVLRPEDLPVEEEVVVVGAGPSIAELPKIVGELEDSVVYAADGACRALLELGIVPDVVVTDLDGPKEYLLMSSECGSITVVHAHGDNVTELAELVPTLGRILGTCQVEPPCDLLHNFGGFTDGDRAVVMAARLGAERVLTVGMDFGNLTTEYSRPGEGRGVFRADPVKRKKLAWGERVLRLVERELGVEVESLTVRR
- the argC gene encoding N-acetyl-gamma-glutamyl-phosphate reductase — encoded protein: MVVVGIVGASGYTGGELLRLLARHPEVEEVRYATSRRLEGKPVWKVHPNLRRDYPDLEFSDPDPVEIGEDCDVVFTAVPHTAAMELVPDLLEGGAVVIDLSADFRFDDVDVYEEWYGVEHAAPELNDEAVYGLPELHRDEIRRTDLIANPGCYPTGAILAAAPLVEEGLVDVVIFDSKSGTSGAGAKPSEVTHHPECAEDLTPYNPTDHRHLPEIRQELGKLGDVEVHFTPHLAPLVRGIETTAHGLGDVEIEPKELRELYVEYYDGEPFIRVCEVGEAPRLWAVRGTNYCDVGVFAVGDGRVVVASAIDNLTKGASGQAIQNMNVRFGFEETAGLEEPGYHP
- a CDS encoding metabolic regulator, whose amino-acid sequence is MRLEDILQMVETCNRKIDRTAFLIARSVIWDLEANGEVRKRAEQLGHEIVKRMEFSDVEDACEYLQEIRCGEVQVGVQEDEADELVADMGYDNVVVYDCISCCGAPEMGETLCAPGERPDPGDDRRHRRPGVLRDRVRMLGAR
- a CDS encoding MBL fold metallo-hydrolase; amino-acid sequence: MKVTVVVSDEPPLDPELRSGPGFAALVEDGRHRVLFDTGPDPDLLLHNLKGLGYEPEDLTAVVISHNHWDHTGGLQAAESEVARIVTPERIGVKNELVREEWLGIGDMVLTDVLEGPPPERALYANGLLITGCAHPGIHEFVEWCVRRGLEVHTVLGGFHLMGATEIEVEKVADRLEELGVKIAGPCHCSGEVAKRMFRRRFEFLNVGPGLEVRV
- a CDS encoding molybdopterin-guanine dinucleotide biosynthesis protein MobB, which codes for MLQVVGPKDSGKTSFCEEAVKELRGRGYRVGYVKSVGGHGLDLQDRDTGRVPADVRVGVARKETVLFLDLDIDAVLGLLALLGLDYVLVEGFKSRELGVRVGFGGYTEGPTVPAEEIDTSPADAVERYAVKYTADIDCGRCGPGSCRDFRRAVARGEENPDGCAAPEDVTVLVDGKPLGLNPFVGDLVKSVV
- a CDS encoding tRNA (N(6)-L-threonylcarbamoyladenosine(37)-C(2))-methylthiotransferase, whose translation is MTKVAVEVYGCAANHDDGRLVRELLRREGFEVVEDAENADVAVLLTCIVRDSVDARMVNRMRELERVPTVVAGCFPEAYPERARKLRPDAALVGPRHLDRIPEAVRAVLRGDRVEFLGEREDIDWKADAPRELPNLAAIVPIAEGCPNRCAYCAVKLARGNLRSFPPERILRRVKRELERGAVEIHLTAQDTATYGLDRGTNVVELLEDVVDLCSRYGARVRLGMFNPGHAYPISDDLADLFASRDDVLYRSIHMPVQSGDDEVLRRMNRNYTVEEALEVYRAFERRLGYFSFITDVIVGFPGETEEAFRNTLRFLERTRPHILHASRFCRRPGTPAARMEDQVPEDVKLRRSRILHRKRLEWAEEANRELIGETVEVTMVMEKWGRDEHAKKTVFRGEVPEPGERLECRIVDASHARLVAEV
- the pelF gene encoding GT4 family glycosyltransferase PelF, producing MYKRPTVTVVTEATYPVALGGVTTWVQRLIKYSPDVVFNVLCMTGPERTEPVVEIPANVRDVVIQEIVPKGNKLRRWLDRITPTHRLRWSTAAKTLRATFERMVEGEPLSEPMLKELWKVSKSPTSVLASSTMYELARYVHYLASQYEDKCENNPFSDVFWVAVNIASFVLGAAAGARRLPNCDVAHAQNSGVCGFLCSVAKAVRNVPFIITEHGILLRELDTRLEGYGRTTRELFKECFRSMMLTSYEQCEEIIEISDYHAELALEQGAPEDKIKVVYSGIETWKYSPGDLERKYNEPEVLEVGTITRIERVKGIDVLIEIAARTVEHIGNVVFHVVGPVEDEAYYEECRKLVKEYGLEDIVRFHGPCTPDEVVKWLRRFHIFLLPSRSEGLPMALLEAMSCGCPVVASEVGAVPYIVDRNFGRTFRSEDADEAARHLVRLLYDPELMFEMAHHATKRAKQYDVMRMCHDYFREYCKYARGD